The DNA segment GGACTGACGTTTGTCAAAACCTCCTCCGACACTGTCCTGCTCCTGACCAAGAATAAACTGACCAGAACCTTTCACAACCCAACCCTTTCTACCAATCTTCTGTAAAGAGCGTTTCCCATTTACCCAGATGGTAACCAAACCCTCTTTAGATTCCCAGGTTACACAGATGTGTCTCAGCAAGGCATCCATTTTTGGAAGGGAAAACTCTGCGATATTGCTGTATAAATACAGGGCGATGTGTCCATTAGCACTGTACCAAATCAACAGTTCATTGTCATGCCTTGACGTTGCATAGGAGAACAAACTGTAATCGCGGGACAATTCAGAGGCTGCCCTGAGGCAGACAGTAAAGGCAGTCAATTCAGTGAAAGGCGATGGGAAAAGTCTGACATagctgttgcttgtttcttttccAAATATCACCGATTTCCCTTCCAGACCTGTAAAACATGAAGAGTTAGATGTGGTTAAGTCACAGTTTGAGGTGTCACCAATGGTCTGTGTTTGTGAGGTGGGACACTGCAGTAACTGGTGACCAGTATTCAGAAAGAACAAACCCCTTTGCTCAGAGCAGGATGAGTTTGTGCCGTGTACTTGACTGGAGTTTGTGGCCAGAGTAGACACTagtaattctacagatgctggaaatctggagcaacacacagaaactgttggaggaactcagcaggtcaggcagcattttgacctgaagaagggtcctggccagaaatgttcatttccctctgttgatgctgcctgacctgttcagttTCTCTGGAATTCTGTGTATGATAGACAATGTGCTGGACTTCCCTTCAGGGAATCACAAAGGTATGGAATTATGTGAATATAGTACAGGTGCAACCAAT comes from the Mobula hypostoma chromosome 26, sMobHyp1.1, whole genome shotgun sequence genome and includes:
- the LOC134338098 gene encoding mucosal pentraxin-like is translated as MNYFISIVFMVCIYLPGSDSAGLEGKSVIFGKETSNSYVRLFPSPFTELTAFTVCLRAASELSRDYSLFSYATSRHDNELLIWYSANGHIALYLYSNIAEFSLPKMDALLRHICVTWESKEGLVTIWVNGKRSLQKIGRKGWVVKGSGQFILGQEQDSVGGGFDKRQSFVGEITDVHVWDCVLEARQIETANEGCFSTGGNIINWGTTFYKSGGIVTIKDNNDCIF